The following DNA comes from Halalkaliarchaeum sp. AArc-CO.
TGCCTGGCGGGATCGGCATCCGGACACGGTCGTGCTCTCGGAGGCGACGGGCTTTGCCCGAAACTACGGCCGCGATCCGTACGGCGCGCGCGGCTACTACCAGAACGACAATACGATCTTCGGGAACCTCCACGAGAGCGATCGGTATCACTCGAAGCGGTGGGTGTACGGCATCCGGGCCGAGGAGGGGGCGACAGCGTTCCTGGCGGATTCGGTCCGCGAATCCGGCGTCGTCCACGGCGCTGTTGGAGACGTTCCACACGTCGCCGTCTACGACCCCGGACTGGACACGGCGATCGTCTACCGGAATCCGGACGGGGAGACGTTCGAATTCGACGGCGGGGCAGTTCGGGACGAAAACCGGGACGAGTATCCCCCTAACGATCTCCCCCTCCAGCCGGCGCTCTCGTTCGACGCGTTCTGGTTCGGGTGGTTCGCGTACTATCCCCAAACCGCCGTCTACGAGTGATCGAACCGATGAAGACCCTCCGACAGGCCGGCACTGCACTCCGGTTGACGTTTCGTAACCGGGGCGCCCGAGGCGTGATCGGTGTCACGACCGTCGCGTATCTCCTCGGATACCTCTACGCGATCGAAACACTCCAGGCGGGCGACGGTCGGTTCGGGGTCGTCGTCGCGAGCGAGCCGACCGTTCAGCTGTTCCGCCGGACGTTCGGGACGTTCACCTACGAGCCGGTGGCGCTGTTCCGGCTCGGTGTCGTCACCTACCAGTTCTCGCTCAACACCGTCCTCGGACTGGCGCTGGCCTCGCTGGTGGGGCTCAACCTGGGAGTGTCGTATCTCGCCTGGCGCCAGCCCGCCGCCTGCGGGATCGGCTCCCGATCGGCGGGCGCGCTCGCCGGGATCCCGGCGCTTCTGTCTGGGTCGGCGTGCTGTGCTCCCGTCGTCGTCATCCTGTTGGGCGTCCAGTTGACCGGCGGACTCCTGCTCGCGTTCGAACTCCTGGTTCCGATCGCAGTCCTACTGCTCGTGGGTACATTGCTGTTGATCGCCCGGCAGATCGATCCCGAACGCGCGGGGGCGGTGCACTAGCCGACGCCGAGCGATGCACGAAGCAGATAAACGGTCGGGTCGAAGCCGACACGCCTTTTTCATCGACGTACGATCGAACGGTATGGATCCGAAGCAGGAGCTGTCGAGCATCGACCTCGCAGCCCTCGTCACCGAACTGCACCGCTACGAGGGTGCGAAGGTCGACAAGGCGTATCTGTACGGCGACGATCTGCTCCGTCTGAAGCTTCGGGACTTCGATCGCGGGCGCGTCGAACTCCTCGCCGAGGTCGGCGACGTAAAGCGCGTACACGTCTCCGATCCCGAACGCGTTCCGGACGCGCCCGGTCGGCCGCCCAACTTCGCGAAGATGCTGCGCAACCGGATCGCCGGGGCGGATCTGACCGGGGTCGACCAGTACGAGTTCGACCGCATTCTCGTCTTCGAGTTCGAACGCGAGGATGCGGACACCACCCTCGTCGTAGAGCTGTTCGGCGAGGGCAACGTCGCCGTCCTCGACGAAAACGGCGAGGTGATCGGCTCGCTGGAGACGCTCCGGCTCAAATCCCGAACGGTCGCGCCGGGCGCCCAGTACGAGTTCCCGTCCTCCCGGCTCAACCCCCTGACGGTGGGCTTCGATCACTTTTCCCGACGGATGGACGAGTCCGACAGCGACGTGGTCCGCACGCTCGCGACACAGCTCAACCTCGGCGGCCTCTACGCCGAGGAGGTGTGCGCCCGGGCTGGGATCGAGAAGACGACGCCCATAACGGAGGCCGACGAACAGCTGTACCGGGCGGTGTACGACGCGCTGTCACAGCTCCGAGAGCGGCTGTCGTCCGGCGAGTTCGATCCACGGGTGTACCTCGAGGCAGCCGACGACGGAGACGGACGCGTCGTCGACGTGACGCCGTTCCCGCTCACGGAGCGGGAGTCACAGTCCCTGCAAAGCGAGACGTACGACTCCTTCAACGCCGCCCTCGACAGCTACTTCCATCGGCTGGAACTCGCGGATGGAGACGAGGCCGACGCCGGCGACGAGGGTCCAAAACTCGAGGAAGAGATCGCCCGCAAGCGACGGATTATCGACCAGCAAGAGGGTGCGATCGAGGGGTTCGAGGAGGACGCGAATCGGGAGCGGCGGCGCGCGGAACTGCTGTATGAAAACTACGACCTCGTCGACGAGGTGCTCTCGACGGTCCAGTCTGCCCGCGAGGAGGGAGTTCCGTGGGAGACGATCGAAGAGAAGTTCTCGACGGGTGCCGACCGGGGGATTCCGGCGGCCGAGGCCGTCGTCGACGTCGACGGCAGCGAGGGAACCGTGACGCTCGAACTCGAAGGGGAGCGTGTCACCGTCGAGGCGGACGTCGGTGTCGAGCGCAACGCCGACCTGCTGTACCAGGAGGCAAAGCGGATCGAAGGGAAAAAGGAGGGCGCCCTCGAGGCGATCCAGGAGACGCGCGAGGAGCTCGAACGTCTCGAAGAGCGCAAAACGCGGCGCGAACGCGGGGAGCTGGAGGCCGACGATCGGGACGGACCCGACGGAGAGGAGGGTGACAAAGAGGATCGCTCTCCCGACTGGCTCGCGCGGTCGTCAATCCCGATCCGGGAGTCCGAGGAGTGGTACGAGCGGTTCCGGTGGTTCCACACCAGCGACGGGTTCCTCGTGATCGGTGGGCGAAAGGCCGACCAGAACGAGGAGCTCGTCAAGAAATACATGGAGTCGAACGATCGCTTCTTCCACGCACAGGCCCATGGCGGTCCGGTGACGGTTCTCAAAGCGACCGGGCCGAGCGAACGCTCCCGGGAGGTCGAGTTCCCGGAGACGAGCCTCGAGGAGGCGGCACGGTTTGCAGTCTCCTACTCTTCGGTCTGGAAGGACGGCCGCGGTGCGGGGGACGCGTACGCGGTCTCGCCCGAACAGGTGTCGAAGACCCCCGAAAGCGGCGAGTACCTCGAAAAGGGCGGGTTCGTGATCCGGGGGGATCGGACGTACTACCGCGACGTGCCCGCCGAAATAGCGGTCGGCGTGCAGGTCGAACCGCAGTCGCGGGTGCTCGGCGGCCCGCCGAGCGCGATCGAACCCCGGACGGCAACGATCATCCGTCTCCGTCCGGGCAAATACGCGCAGAACGACGCCGCGATGCTGTGTTACCGGGAGTTCAAGGACCGGTTCACCGATCAATCGTTCGTCCGCAAGGTCGCCAGCGCCGACCGGATCCAGGAGTTCCTTCCACCCGGAGGAAGTCAACTCGAGATGTGAGTTCCGGCCGAAAACCCCGAGGTAACTTATATAGGTTAAATAAACAGCCTAATCGTTAATCCGAGAAGCCAGTATACTAGGTGACGAGGGAATTTCCGATGGTAACTGTCGAAGTCGATCAAGACCTGTGTATTGGCGATGAAATCTGTGCCTCGACCGTGCCGGACGTCTTCGAGATGGACGACATGGACGGGCTCGCGCACGTCGTCGACGGCATGGAGGAGCTCGACGAGGAATCGCTCATCGAGATGGCCCGGGAGGCCGAGCAGGCCTGTCCGGTCGACGCGATCACCGTCTCCGAGTAACGTCGCACGCTGAGGAAACGCGCTGATTCTGTGTCGGATTTTTTGTCCCCGCTCCGGCCTTCCCATCCTCTCGCGCTGTCTGTGTGAATGATTCACAGGCACCTGATTGTCAGTTCCGACCGGTCGACGGTGATCGCCTGATTCCGCGCGGTTCCGACAGCCCCGACCGGTCGACCCTTTTATACTCCGCCCCCGAAAGTGTACCGTATGCTCCGGGACGCGCTGGCGGTGCTTCCCCGTTCCGACGACGGGATCGGGACGGCGATCGTCGGCGGAGTGCTGCTGTTCCTGACCGTCGTCTTCGTTCCGCTGTGGCTCGGGTTGCTGGTCGTCACACCGCTTGCCGTTCTCCTGGCGCCGATCGCGCTCGCGCCGGCGCTTGTCCTGCGCGGCTACTACGTGCGGGTGATACAAAGCGGGCTCGCGGGGGACACGAGCGTTCCATCGTTCGTCGGGTGGGGCGGGCTCTATCGGGCCGGCGTCGCCAGCGTGCTGCTTTCGATCGTATTGCTCCTTCCGGCAGTTCTCCTCGTCGCGCTCGGCGCCGCGGCAGGTGCGGTCATCCAGCTCGGGCGGGTCGACCTCGGCGGGATGGCAGAACCCGTCTACGCGGTCTCGATCGGGTTCGTCGCCGTGCTCCTGATCGGCTACCTGCTCGCGTTCCTGTACGTCCGTCCGGCCGCGCTCGCCTGCTTTGCGGCTACCGGACGGCTCGCGGCCGGACTGTCGCCTCGGCGGAACCTCCGCGTGGCTTTCTCCGGCGGATTCGCCACGGGCTGGTTGGTCGCGATGTTCGTCACGCTGGCCGGGCTGGTCCTCGTCGGACCGTTCCTGGCCGTCCTCGTTGGGTTCCCGCTTTTGTTCGTCGTCCGGGTGGTCGCGCACAACCTGTACGGGCGTGGGGCGAGCGAGACGCTGGATTGTACGGCTGCAAGCGACGCGAGCGGGGAGCCGGTCGCCGTCGACGCGGCGGAGGAAGCCGATCCGGTCGCCGCAGAGACGCACGGGGAACTTCCCTCCGAACCGACCCCAGACGTCCAGGTGGGACGACGGGTTCCGCTCACTGCAAGCGACGTGCTCTCGCGTGCTGCGTCGCGGGAGGGTGAGTCGATTTCGGACGAGTCGTCCGACACAGCCGGGTCCCGGGCGGCGGGTGACGATTCCGGATCGTTCGAGTGGGCTGACGTCGACGAGGAGTGAAAAACCGATGCGGTTTTCGGGTCATTATTTAAATAGTCGGCTAAAGAACCAACAGGTATGTTCGGAGACGCGATTTCGTATCCACGGACGAACGACGACTGGCTCCCGACGATCGCGATCGGTGGGATCCTGTTGATTCTCCAGTTCCTGTTGATTCCGATCATCCTCGTGCAGGGTTATTACGTCCGCGTGCTCCGCGGCGTATCCAGTGGAGAATCGACGGCCCCGTCGTTCACGGACTGGGGCGACCTCTTCGTGGACGGGCTCAAACTCTTCGTCGTCGGGCTCGGCTACGGGCTGTTGATCGGGATCCCAGTGCTCGTGCTCTCGGCGATCGGTGGCGGCGCCGGCGCTGCCATCGGCGAAGGGGCTGGCGCGGTAATCGGGCTGATCGTGGGCCTGATCGCGCTCGGCTACGCGATCGTCGTCTCGTACGTCGTCCCCGCGGCGGTCACCAACTTCGCAGTCGAGGATTCGATCGGTGCTGCCTTCGAGTTCGGCACGCTCCGTGAGATCGTGACGACCGCCGAGTACGCCCGCGGGATCCTGTTCGGGGTTTTCGTCGCGATCGTGGGCGGGCTCGTCGGAAGCCTCCTCAGCTTCCTGCTCATCGGGATCTTCGTCCTGTTTTACGTCCAGATTGCCGTCTACTACTGCTTCGCCCAGGGGTACGCCGACGGACGGGACGCCGCTGGGCTTCCCCGTCCCGCCTAACGGAGAGTCGCCGTGAAGGGATCGAAACGGAAGGGTTGTTAGCCGGGGTATCGAATCCAGTTTCATGCGCATCGTCCAGCGCGGCCATGGGGAAGAGGGCCGCGAACGAATCACAGTCGTGCCCGAGACGGTCGACGACCTGTGGCACCTCTCGCACGTCCTCGAACCAGGGGACCTCGTCGAGGGTGACACGACCCGCCGCATCCAGCGCGACGAGGAGAACCTCCGGGACACCGGCGGCCAGCGGGAACACCTGCACGTCACCATCGAACTCGAGGACGTGGAGTTCGCCAGGTTCGCAAACAGGCTCCGGGTCGGGGGAGTCATCGTGGGCTGCTCTCGGGAGGACCAGCTCGGCCACCACCACACGCTCAACGTCGAGGAGCACGACGAGATCACCGTCGAGAAGGTCTTCAAACCCGACCAGATCGACCGGCTCGAGGAGGCGGAAGGTGCCGCAGAGAACCCCGAGGTCGCCATCGCGACCGTCGAGGAGGGGGCCGCTTCGATCCACACCGTCCAGCAGTACGGCACTGAAGAGTACGCATCGATTACGCGACCGACGGGCAAAGGCGAGTACGCGAGGCCGCGCGCGGAGCTGTTCTCCGAACTCGGGGAGGCGCTGTCGCATCTGGATCCCGACGCGATCATCCTCGCCGGACCGGGATTCACGAAGGGTGACGCCCACAAGTACGTCGACGAGAACTATCCGGAGCTCTCCGACCGCATTTCGGTGGTCGACACCGCGAGCGTCGGCGACCGCGGCGTCCACGAGGTGCTCAAGCGGGGCGCGGTCGAGGAGGTCCAGACGGAGACCCGGATCGCCCGCGAGGCCGAACTGATCGACGAGCTCACCGAGCGGATCGCGGAGGGGGAGAAAGCCTCCTACGGCCCCGAGGCGGTGGCCGAGGCGGCGGAGTTCGGCGCGGTCGAAACGCTGCTCGTGCTCGACGAGCGGCTCAGAACCGAACGACACGGCGAGGGCGACTGGGAAATCGACGCCGACGAGGTCATCGAGCGGGCCGAACAGCAAGGGGGCGAGGTCGTCGTGTTCTCCTCGGAGTTCGCCCCCGGCGAACAGCTGAAGAACCTCGGCGGGATCGCCGCTCTGCTCAGATACCGACTCCAATGACCGACGCGGATCTGCCCGACGATCCGTCCTCGAAAGCGACGGGGGAACGCTCCTCGTTCGTCTCGCGGTCGGCCGACCGGCTCACCTACTGGGCCGATATGCTGTTTTTCGCGGGCGTCGAGTTCTCGGTGCTGTCGACGCCAGCATTCTTGCCGGTGTTTCTCGCCCAGACGACGTTTCCCGACACGGTCCCGCTGGCGGGGTTGAGCGCGATCGCGTTTGGAGTGCTCTCGATTGCGATCTTCCGGAGCCGACAGGTCGACGTCGGGAAGTGGCCCCGGCGCGGGGAGCTCTCGTCGGTGCCGTTCCGAGTCGTCTACTTCTCGGCGGTGTTCGCGATCGCGACGCTCGGGGTCGCGTCCGTCGCCGTCTCTGCGTTCGACACCGCCGGGTCGTTCCTCTTCGCGATGGTGGCCGGTGGCGTCGTCGAGGTAGCGGGGATGGCGGCCTTCCCCAGGGCCTACCGGACGCTGTACGGGACTCCGACGACCAACCCGACCGAACGGGTTTGAGGCGGGTCGAACTGTCCTGCTGTGTGCCGGACGGACCTCCGAATCGGCTACTTCCCGGTGAGCGCCTCGCTTGCGGGTGCGAAATCGATCTCGGTGCCGCGTCCGGCCTCCCGGGCACGCCGGTACAGCAGATACGCCCCGGCGGTCGTTTCGATCCCGGTCCCGCCGGAGTCGAACACCGTCACCTCATCGGGGTCCGTGCGGCCGGGTTCGACCCCGGCGACGATCTCCCCGAGTTCGGCGTGGACGTGGTCTTCGTCGATCAGTTTCGCTTCCAGTGCCGCCAGAAACGAACCGGCGTCCTGGGTCGCCCGATCCCGGAGGTCGGGGACGTATTTCGCCCGCGCGATCGTCTCCGGCTCGAGTTCGGTTTTGCCGGGCGTGTACTGCCCCATCGCCGTCACGTGGGTGCCAGGTTCGACGTCGGCGTCGGCAATCACCGGTTCGGAGGCGTTCGTCGCCGTGACGACGACGTCGGCCCCATCGAGGGCCGCAGCTGCCGACTCGACTGGCTCGACAGCCGGATCGACGAGGTCGTCCGTCTCTGCGGCGAACGCTTCCCGGTTGTCCGGCGTCGGCGAGTACACCCGGACGTGCTCGAACTCCCGGACCGTCACCGTCGCCTTTAGTTGACCACGCGCCTGCGCACCCGAGCCGATGATCGCCAGGTCGGTGGCGTCCTCGCGGGCGAGCGCGTCGACACCGACAGCGCCGGCTGCGCCGGTCTTGAAGGGGTTCATCGACGCCCCGTCGACGATCGCGAGCGGCTCCCCTGTTTCGGCGTCGAAAAGCGGCGTGACGAACCAGGCGTCGCCCGCCCCGAACCCGGCCGAGTACATGTACCCGCCCATGGCTCCCGTCTCAGGCAACACGGCAGCGTACCCGGTGAACATCCCAGGCGGATTCTCCGCTACGAGTTTCGTCCGCGGTTCGGCGGGGGCCCCGTTGCCGCGCTGTCGATACGCCTCCCGCACCGCGTCGACGTACTCTGCCGGCGTTGCGAGATCGGCCACCTCGTCGCTTCGAAGGAACAGCGCTTCGGTCATATCCGGGGTTGTGGTTCCGGGGGTCAAAACGTGTTCGGCCGATTCGACTGATCGAATCGGACCCGGAAGTCAGTCCGCCTGCGGCGGGCCGCCCTCGCCTCTGGTCGCGGCCGATCGTGCCGACCGCCGGACTGGGGAGTGGTTCGGACGTTCGATGGTCGGAGCCGCGACGAAGAGGGCGTGGAGCATAAAGAACAGGGAGGGCAGGGCACCGACGAACACGGCGGCCGACAACGGCAACCCGTACGCGCCGAGGATCCCGGTGATTCCGATCAGCGATACGGGGATGAGGCCGAGAACGTGGTCGTAGTACCCAGTCATAATCCACTCCATACTATGTAAAATTAGTATATAAAATTTCCCCGTGACTAATCAATGACCATTCAAACACCATTCCATGGTAACTGTATAACTTATTATTTTTATTCTCTGCGATCGGCGTATTCTGGGCTGCTATGAACGTTTGACGAACTACTGTGTTCACACCTAACGTGATTTATTCTACGGTAATAATAAGCCGTTTCGAGACGCTGTGGATCCGGGAATCCACACTGGTTGCTCGGGGTACTCGCTGCAGAGCGTGCCGCCATCGAACAGTTAAACAGTTCGCCGACGAGAGTGACCAGTAGTGAACCGCAACGACAGAGCGATCACCGCACTCGTGATGATCGCCCACGCGATGGTCCACACCTACGAGATGGCGTTTCCGATCTTCGTGACCATCTGGTTGCTGGAGTTCGAGACGCTGTCGCTCGGCTTCACGTCGGTTGCAGTCAACGAGGCGACGCTGGGGGTCGTGTTGACGATCGGCTACGGGCTGTTCGGCCTCGGGGCGCTTCCG
Coding sequences within:
- a CDS encoding DUF4013 domain-containing protein; translated protein: MLRDALAVLPRSDDGIGTAIVGGVLLFLTVVFVPLWLGLLVVTPLAVLLAPIALAPALVLRGYYVRVIQSGLAGDTSVPSFVGWGGLYRAGVASVLLSIVLLLPAVLLVALGAAAGAVIQLGRVDLGGMAEPVYAVSIGFVAVLLIGYLLAFLYVRPAALACFAATGRLAAGLSPRRNLRVAFSGGFATGWLVAMFVTLAGLVLVGPFLAVLVGFPLLFVVRVVAHNLYGRGASETLDCTAASDASGEPVAVDAAEEADPVAAETHGELPSEPTPDVQVGRRVPLTASDVLSRAASREGESISDESSDTAGSRAAGDDSGSFEWADVDEE
- the rqcH gene encoding ribosome rescue protein RqcH; this translates as MDPKQELSSIDLAALVTELHRYEGAKVDKAYLYGDDLLRLKLRDFDRGRVELLAEVGDVKRVHVSDPERVPDAPGRPPNFAKMLRNRIAGADLTGVDQYEFDRILVFEFEREDADTTLVVELFGEGNVAVLDENGEVIGSLETLRLKSRTVAPGAQYEFPSSRLNPLTVGFDHFSRRMDESDSDVVRTLATQLNLGGLYAEEVCARAGIEKTTPITEADEQLYRAVYDALSQLRERLSSGEFDPRVYLEAADDGDGRVVDVTPFPLTERESQSLQSETYDSFNAALDSYFHRLELADGDEADAGDEGPKLEEEIARKRRIIDQQEGAIEGFEEDANRERRRAELLYENYDLVDEVLSTVQSAREEGVPWETIEEKFSTGADRGIPAAEAVVDVDGSEGTVTLELEGERVTVEADVGVERNADLLYQEAKRIEGKKEGALEAIQETREELERLEERKTRRERGELEADDRDGPDGEEGDKEDRSPDWLARSSIPIRESEEWYERFRWFHTSDGFLVIGGRKADQNEELVKKYMESNDRFFHAQAHGGPVTVLKATGPSERSREVEFPETSLEEAARFAVSYSSVWKDGRGAGDAYAVSPEQVSKTPESGEYLEKGGFVIRGDRTYYRDVPAEIAVGVQVEPQSRVLGGPPSAIEPRTATIIRLRPGKYAQNDAAMLCYREFKDRFTDQSFVRKVASADRIQEFLPPGGSQLEM
- a CDS encoding ornithine cyclodeaminase family protein codes for the protein MTEALFLRSDEVADLATPAEYVDAVREAYRQRGNGAPAEPRTKLVAENPPGMFTGYAAVLPETGAMGGYMYSAGFGAGDAWFVTPLFDAETGEPLAIVDGASMNPFKTGAAGAVGVDALAREDATDLAIIGSGAQARGQLKATVTVREFEHVRVYSPTPDNREAFAAETDDLVDPAVEPVESAAAALDGADVVVTATNASEPVIADADVEPGTHVTAMGQYTPGKTELEPETIARAKYVPDLRDRATQDAGSFLAALEAKLIDEDHVHAELGEIVAGVEPGRTDPDEVTVFDSGGTGIETTAGAYLLYRRAREAGRGTEIDFAPASEALTGK
- a CDS encoding mRNA surveillance protein pelota, which encodes MRIVQRGHGEEGRERITVVPETVDDLWHLSHVLEPGDLVEGDTTRRIQRDEENLRDTGGQREHLHVTIELEDVEFARFANRLRVGGVIVGCSREDQLGHHHTLNVEEHDEITVEKVFKPDQIDRLEEAEGAAENPEVAIATVEEGAASIHTVQQYGTEEYASITRPTGKGEYARPRAELFSELGEALSHLDPDAIILAGPGFTKGDAHKYVDENYPELSDRISVVDTASVGDRGVHEVLKRGAVEEVQTETRIAREAELIDELTERIAEGEKASYGPEAVAEAAEFGAVETLLVLDERLRTERHGEGDWEIDADEVIERAEQQGGEVVVFSSEFAPGEQLKNLGGIAALLRYRLQ
- a CDS encoding ferredoxin — protein: MVTVEVDQDLCIGDEICASTVPDVFEMDDMDGLAHVVDGMEELDEESLIEMAREAEQACPVDAITVSE
- a CDS encoding DUF4013 domain-containing protein — translated: MFGDAISYPRTNDDWLPTIAIGGILLILQFLLIPIILVQGYYVRVLRGVSSGESTAPSFTDWGDLFVDGLKLFVVGLGYGLLIGIPVLVLSAIGGGAGAAIGEGAGAVIGLIVGLIALGYAIVVSYVVPAAVTNFAVEDSIGAAFEFGTLREIVTTAEYARGILFGVFVAIVGGLVGSLLSFLLIGIFVLFYVQIAVYYCFAQGYADGRDAAGLPRPA